A single window of Xylocopilactobacillus apicola DNA harbors:
- the pknB gene encoding Stk1 family PASTA domain-containing Ser/Thr kinase: MMEKGYAVGGRYRIIREIGEGGMSIVYLAHDPILDRDVAVKILKYDLQNNPETTRRFEREAMAISELSHQNIVSIYDVGSDHGMQYLVMEYVDGTNLKEYIRDNFPLPLERTQQIMEQILSAVAQAHSMGIIHRDLKPLNILIDQDGNIKISDFGIAMALNDEGMTQTNSVLGTVHYLSPEQARGAQATKQSDIYSLGIILYELLTGSVPFVGETPVSVAIKHSSNELPSVREKDPSIPQSFENVITRATAKDPNDRYGSVEDMKEDVSSVLDPIRRNEPKLVIHHDNTEETRLMPVHPVSVIDDDDLLKMPEGGILPSEDEPKKTKKPKKSWSKRKKITLIAASVLAALVLLLIIVLLLNHKSNVKVPDVTGLSENQATEILKKKKLVISPDVEKVVSSKVPKGKIVKTDPPLDSNIKEGSTVRLYVSSGGPTYKIENYTSQSFKDVKEMLERRKIKAISKQEFSSKYKEGVIFRQSIKPGKEVSEGTTITLTVSKGEKKVSMIDLTGYSRKGVTDFANDNGLKKIEDPAQYSNDYDKNTVMAQTPARKTKLSKGSEFHVTFSLGPKPAETTSSSSSSSAQSSSASSKQQNEGNNENTVSFSVNIIIPFQDNSDGETTDGNANPAQNDVKVYLSDSTRKITDLYTEIKIKKDTQLTLPFTVSKGDKGQYRVVSDGKVIMNQTVSAP, encoded by the coding sequence ATGATGGAAAAAGGTTATGCAGTTGGTGGGCGTTATCGGATTATTCGAGAAATTGGCGAAGGCGGAATGTCGATCGTTTATTTGGCGCATGATCCAATTTTAGATCGAGATGTCGCTGTTAAAATTCTGAAATACGATCTTCAAAATAATCCAGAAACAACTAGACGCTTTGAACGTGAGGCAATGGCAATTTCTGAACTTAGTCATCAAAATATTGTTAGCATTTATGACGTTGGTAGTGATCATGGAATGCAATATTTGGTGATGGAGTACGTCGATGGCACTAACTTAAAAGAATATATTAGAGATAATTTCCCATTGCCGCTAGAACGCACTCAGCAAATTATGGAGCAGATTCTCTCAGCCGTTGCTCAAGCCCATTCGATGGGGATTATTCATCGTGATTTGAAGCCTTTAAATATCTTGATTGATCAAGATGGAAATATTAAAATTTCTGATTTTGGCATTGCAATGGCCTTAAATGATGAAGGAATGACGCAAACTAACTCGGTTTTGGGGACAGTTCATTACTTGTCGCCCGAGCAAGCTCGTGGTGCTCAGGCCACCAAACAGTCTGATATTTATTCGCTAGGGATTATTTTGTATGAACTTCTGACAGGTTCCGTTCCTTTTGTCGGAGAAACTCCCGTTTCGGTGGCAATTAAACACTCAAGTAACGAGTTACCTTCAGTTCGTGAAAAAGATCCAAGTATTCCTCAATCGTTTGAAAATGTTATCACGCGTGCGACAGCTAAAGATCCCAATGATCGCTATGGTTCAGTCGAGGATATGAAAGAAGATGTCAGTAGTGTTCTTGATCCGATCCGGCGTAATGAACCAAAATTAGTTATTCACCACGATAACACGGAAGAGACTAGACTAATGCCAGTCCATCCGGTTAGTGTAATCGATGACGATGATCTTTTGAAAATGCCAGAAGGTGGAATCCTGCCAAGTGAGGACGAACCAAAAAAGACTAAAAAGCCGAAGAAAAGCTGGTCTAAAAGAAAGAAAATTACTTTAATTGCGGCGAGTGTTTTAGCTGCGCTTGTTTTGCTTTTGATTATAGTTTTACTTCTTAATCATAAAAGTAACGTTAAAGTTCCTGATGTGACGGGACTTTCTGAAAATCAAGCGACCGAAATTTTGAAAAAGAAAAAACTTGTAATCAGTCCTGATGTCGAGAAAGTCGTTAGTTCAAAAGTTCCAAAAGGTAAAATTGTTAAAACGGATCCGCCGCTTGATTCCAATATCAAAGAAGGAAGCACGGTTAGACTTTACGTTAGTTCAGGTGGTCCAACGTACAAAATTGAAAATTATACTTCGCAATCTTTTAAAGACGTAAAGGAAATGCTTGAACGGCGCAAGATTAAAGCCATTTCAAAGCAAGAATTCTCTAGTAAATACAAAGAGGGAGTCATTTTTAGACAGTCAATTAAACCTGGTAAAGAAGTTTCTGAGGGCACCACGATCACTTTAACGGTGAGTAAGGGCGAGAAAAAAGTTTCAATGATTGATTTGACAGGATACTCGCGCAAAGGTGTTACTGATTTTGCAAATGATAATGGGCTTAAGAAAATTGAAGATCCAGCTCAGTATTCTAACGATTATGATAAAAATACGGTAATGGCACAAACTCCTGCTCGCAAAACCAAGCTCAGTAAAGGCAGTGAATTCCATGTTACTTTTTCGCTTGGTCCAAAACCAGCTGAGACAACATCGAGTTCATCGTCTTCCAGTGCTCAGTCTAGTTCAGCAAGTTCAAAGCAACAAAATGAGGGAAATAACGAAAATACTGTCTCATTTTCGGTCAATATTATTATTCCATTTCAGGATAATTCTGATGGTGAAACGACCGATGGCAATGCTAATCCTGCGCAAAATGATGTGAAGGTTTATTTAAGCGACTCAACTCGCAAGATTACTGATCTTTACACTGAAATTAAGATCAAAAAAGATACCCAACTTACTTTGCCTTTCACGGTTTCTAAAGGAGATAAAGGACAGTACCGGGTAGTTTCTGATGGTAAAGTGATTATGAATCAAACAGTTAGCGCACCTTAA
- a CDS encoding Stp1/IreP family PP2C-type Ser/Thr phosphatase encodes MNFFQKTDIGLKRENNEDAIGVFTNKSKETLAMIADGMGGHLGGDVASNIALELIGRSFEQTDLLSAQEFVNWLDPELFKVNDTIIEMSQHKVNLYGMGTTFVGAFLSLDQKIVFANLGDTRGYLFHEGTLNQITVDQTLANELFYKGELSAFEAENFPKKNIITSSLGVDKRVDTIYKTLDFMAEDKVLLSSDGLTNMVSDDVIAAKLGSDLAPEQMVNELVQIAIDNGGLDNVSLILGVNDEGSDQS; translated from the coding sequence ATGAATTTTTTTCAAAAGACTGATATTGGTCTCAAAAGAGAAAATAATGAAGATGCAATCGGAGTATTCACTAATAAATCCAAGGAAACTCTAGCAATGATTGCAGATGGGATGGGCGGCCACTTAGGCGGCGATGTTGCTTCTAATATCGCTCTTGAGTTGATTGGACGTTCATTTGAACAAACTGATTTATTAAGCGCACAGGAGTTTGTTAATTGGCTTGATCCCGAACTTTTTAAAGTAAACGATACCATTATTGAAATGTCCCAGCACAAAGTGAATTTATACGGAATGGGAACCACTTTTGTCGGAGCTTTTTTGAGTTTGGATCAAAAGATTGTTTTTGCTAATCTGGGAGATACAAGAGGCTATTTATTTCATGAGGGGACGCTAAATCAAATTACGGTTGATCAGACTCTCGCAAACGAACTGTTTTATAAGGGTGAATTGAGTGCTTTCGAAGCAGAAAATTTCCCGAAGAAAAATATTATTACTAGCTCATTAGGAGTTGATAAGAGAGTTGATACTATTTACAAGACTTTAGATTTTATGGCAGAAGATAAGGTTCTTTTAAGCAGTGACGGCCTAACTAATATGGTGAGCGATGATGTCATTGCAGCTAAATTAGGAAGCGATCTTGCACCCGAACAGATGGTTAATGAATTAGTACAAATTGCCATTGACAACGGAGGACTTGATAATGTTTCGCTTATTTTAGGAGTCAATGACGAGGGAAGTGATCAATCATGA
- the pknB gene encoding Stk1 family PASTA domain-containing Ser/Thr kinase, producing MIESGYSIAGRYRIIRQIGEGEVSVVYLAHDLILDRDVAVKVLRYQLTKNSLLSQQFEESAASIAELSSPNIVNIYDIGNDRNNPYLVMENVEGNNLKDYLALHFPIDLVQVKAIMEQILSAVAKAHSLGFVHGDLVPGNILVGMTGLTKVADFGLLNALKQVDIQPLNADGFYYLAPEQLSGNAPSKQSDLYSLGIILYEMICGSLPFDQEKSVTVALSELTHLQQQNPRIPQSLVNMIIKATAFYPRDRYQSAEQMLQDLETALDPERFNEPLLNLDDSAQSNHAVAQVDDSGNLLGPVGEKISSSKTNNPWSRQKKVLVIASSLLAFLLILIVLLILLNRKKDVTVPDVANLTQEAAVSQLTAKKIKVSPKVERVSSETVASGKVVKTDPPANSTVKEGSAVRLFVSSGAPRVKVGNYVSQPFVEAKSLLERSGLEVESKRQYSDIVKEGLVISQSENPNTEVAKGSRIILTVSKGVETFTMSNLIGLTAGAVSEFANQTGLNPVENPAQYSDEYPVGTVMAQNPNFGTKLKKGENFQITYSKGAKPRESLPANNPGTPLADLTGMKRNEINSYVKSLHLKVIEDPAQYSDEFSPGVVMVQSPAPGTVIRANESIRVTYSLGPKPSPSNSQESDSNSSSQSSSSYKEEAE from the coding sequence ATGATTGAGAGTGGTTATTCAATTGCTGGACGCTACCGAATTATTCGTCAGATCGGAGAGGGCGAAGTTTCGGTTGTTTATTTGGCTCACGATCTGATTTTGGATCGGGACGTGGCGGTAAAAGTTTTGCGTTATCAGTTAACTAAAAATTCGCTTTTGAGCCAACAGTTCGAAGAAAGTGCAGCTTCGATTGCCGAATTAAGCAGCCCTAATATTGTTAATATTTATGACATTGGTAATGATCGAAATAATCCGTATCTCGTAATGGAAAATGTTGAAGGCAATAATTTAAAAGATTATCTTGCCCTGCATTTTCCAATTGATTTAGTGCAAGTCAAGGCGATAATGGAACAAATTCTTTCAGCAGTTGCTAAGGCCCACTCCTTGGGTTTTGTTCACGGGGATTTAGTACCAGGCAATATTTTGGTCGGTATGACAGGGTTAACAAAAGTTGCCGATTTTGGTTTATTAAATGCCTTGAAGCAAGTGGACATTCAACCATTGAATGCAGATGGTTTTTATTATTTGGCACCAGAGCAGTTAAGTGGGAACGCTCCCAGTAAACAAAGCGACCTTTATTCTTTAGGGATTATTCTTTATGAAATGATTTGCGGTTCACTTCCTTTTGATCAGGAGAAATCTGTTACGGTAGCACTAAGTGAATTAACTCATCTTCAACAGCAGAATCCGCGAATCCCACAGTCCTTAGTAAATATGATTATTAAAGCAACAGCTTTTTATCCAAGGGATCGCTATCAATCAGCTGAACAAATGCTTCAAGATCTTGAGACGGCGCTTGACCCCGAACGTTTTAATGAGCCGCTATTAAATTTGGATGATTCAGCACAATCTAATCATGCGGTCGCTCAAGTTGATGATTCAGGCAACTTGTTAGGACCAGTTGGCGAGAAAATCTCTTCTTCAAAGACTAATAATCCTTGGTCGCGCCAAAAAAAGGTACTTGTGATAGCAAGTAGTCTTTTGGCATTTTTGTTAATTTTAATTGTGCTGCTTATTTTGTTGAACCGAAAAAAAGATGTGACCGTTCCTGATGTTGCAAATTTGACTCAAGAGGCCGCAGTTTCTCAATTAACGGCCAAAAAGATCAAGGTTAGCCCCAAGGTTGAAAGAGTCAGTAGTGAAACAGTTGCCAGCGGTAAAGTGGTCAAAACCGACCCACCAGCTAATTCAACCGTCAAAGAAGGTAGTGCCGTGCGTCTTTTTGTCAGCAGCGGAGCGCCACGGGTTAAAGTCGGAAATTATGTTTCTCAGCCTTTTGTTGAGGCTAAGAGTCTGTTAGAAAGGTCAGGACTTGAAGTTGAGTCTAAGCGTCAATATTCCGATATAGTTAAAGAGGGACTCGTAATTTCTCAGAGTGAAAATCCAAATACCGAGGTTGCAAAAGGTTCAAGGATCATTTTGACCGTTAGTAAAGGAGTTGAAACTTTTACAATGAGTAATTTAATTGGCCTAACAGCGGGGGCTGTCAGTGAGTTTGCTAATCAAACTGGTCTTAATCCAGTAGAAAATCCAGCTCAATATTCCGATGAATATCCTGTCGGAACTGTAATGGCTCAAAATCCAAACTTTGGAACCAAACTAAAAAAAGGTGAAAATTTTCAAATTACATATTCTAAAGGCGCAAAACCAAGGGAGAGTCTACCTGCAAATAACCCAGGTACTCCTTTAGCAGATTTGACTGGAATGAAGCGAAACGAAATTAATAGCTATGTAAAAAGTCTACACTTAAAGGTTATTGAAGATCCAGCTCAATATTCTGATGAATTTAGTCCAGGAGTGGTTATGGTTCAAAGTCCAGCGCCTGGAACTGTAATTAGGGCTAACGAGTCAATTCGAGTTACTTATTCTTTGGGCCCTAAACCATCACCAAGTAATAGTCAAGAAAGTGATAGCAATTCGAGTAGCCAATCTTCAAGCTCTTATAAAGAAGAAGCGGAATAA
- the rpe gene encoding ribulose-phosphate 3-epimerase: protein MKIVPSILNANLLYLSSDLAKLEEADIEMIHVDIMDGSFVPNISFGPSFVEKIAEETTLKQDVHLMVQDPDQIVDDILEFQPEGITIHYEASSHCFQLLDKIKSHGVKAGIAINPGTSYETVEAAIMIADRVLVMTVNPGFGGQKFIKPMLHKVRKLDLTRQINQYAYQIEVDGGVNDETILACCDAQADEFVVGSYIFNGDPLAQIETLNKKLSEGK, encoded by the coding sequence ATGAAAATTGTTCCATCAATTTTAAATGCAAATTTACTTTATCTATCTTCTGATCTAGCGAAATTAGAAGAAGCCGATATTGAGATGATTCACGTTGATATTATGGACGGAAGTTTTGTACCTAATATTTCCTTTGGTCCGTCATTTGTTGAGAAAATTGCCGAAGAAACGACCTTAAAACAAGATGTTCACTTAATGGTGCAGGATCCAGATCAGATCGTTGATGATATTTTAGAATTTCAGCCAGAAGGCATTACGATTCATTACGAAGCTAGTTCTCATTGTTTTCAACTTCTAGATAAGATTAAAAGTCATGGAGTCAAAGCAGGGATTGCGATTAATCCCGGTACTTCTTATGAAACGGTAGAAGCAGCAATTATGATTGCTGATCGAGTGCTCGTGATGACAGTTAATCCAGGATTTGGCGGGCAGAAATTTATCAAACCAATGCTTCATAAAGTTCGTAAACTGGATTTAACCCGCCAAATTAATCAATATGCTTACCAAATTGAAGTTGACGGCGGAGTCAACGATGAGACAATTCTTGCTTGTTGTGACGCTCAAGCCGATGAATTTGTTGTGGGCTCTTATATTTTTAATGGTGATCCATTAGCCCAAATTGAGACTTTGAATAAAAAGTTAAGTGAAGGCAAATAA
- the priA gene encoding primosomal protein N', whose product MKIAKILVDVPTRQTDRTFDYLVPAELFVECGMRVVVEFGRRKVTGFVVDFVDSTDFSGRLKEISEVIDDKPVLDQEQLKMAQFLAGQYFTFAVTNLWLMLPGMLKGKTEKYLIVHNLTDESLLPLFSEGTLRYDSKTLSATQQKKIRAALARNELEVVYSQSRVITKKYTEIINSKIALDDIPAEIDKLSKQNKYGQLFWQTVLTEGSPLAVKHLTKEIGIPRRVLTKLAQEGSIELSKVEIYRTPLAASPKKKSQLLTHTKEQSAAIKEIAASFDTDQTFLLEGITGSGKTEIYRALSEKVIKSGKKVIILVPEISLTPQMISFFQASFNDRIAVWHSRLSRGEQYDEWRRIKNNEVDLVLGVRSAIFVPLKDLGLIVVDEEHEKSYRQSENPQYDARELAKWRGNYHSCPVIFGSATPTLTSRAKAERQIYRLIRLDKRVNPNGHLPTVQIVDLRDRNNRSSKIFSEDLKRAMLERFERKEQTILFLNRRGYANFLECRNCGYTFNCPNCDVSLTLHLFEHRLSCHYCGYKCAIPMSCPNCHETDLRSFGDGTEKVEEEIKQLNPEITTIRMDRDTTSRKGSYQKIISQFEHHEADILVGTQSVAKGLNFPEVTLVGVLNADISLNRPEFDASEVTFDLLTQVAGRAGRGQTAGKVIIQTYNPNHYAIKEAKDQNYERFFREEMYLRRLHGYLPYYYTIFIKVTSKEEMLALKTALDLQKLLSENKNEQTQILGPAPYYIKRINNEYTYQLALKYKKDEKMKMTLHEIIDQTQSNNKVKINISNVTC is encoded by the coding sequence ATGAAAATTGCAAAAATTTTAGTGGATGTTCCAACCCGTCAAACTGATCGAACCTTTGACTATCTAGTTCCCGCTGAATTATTTGTTGAGTGCGGAATGCGAGTAGTAGTAGAGTTTGGTCGAAGAAAAGTGACCGGGTTTGTAGTTGATTTTGTTGATTCGACCGATTTCAGTGGTCGATTAAAAGAAATCAGCGAAGTGATTGACGACAAGCCGGTTCTTGATCAAGAACAGTTAAAGATGGCCCAATTTCTCGCCGGTCAGTATTTTACCTTTGCGGTGACGAATTTGTGGTTAATGTTGCCAGGAATGCTCAAGGGTAAAACCGAAAAATATCTAATTGTGCATAATTTAACTGATGAGTCACTTTTGCCCTTGTTTAGCGAAGGAACGTTAAGGTATGATTCGAAAACACTTAGTGCCACTCAGCAGAAGAAAATTCGAGCGGCTCTTGCGCGTAATGAGTTGGAGGTGGTTTACAGTCAATCACGAGTTATCACCAAAAAATATACCGAAATTATCAATTCAAAGATTGCTCTAGATGATATTCCGGCGGAAATTGATAAACTTTCAAAACAGAATAAATACGGTCAATTATTTTGGCAAACCGTTCTGACGGAAGGATCGCCCCTTGCAGTTAAACACTTGACTAAAGAAATCGGAATTCCACGGCGCGTACTAACGAAATTAGCTCAGGAGGGGTCGATTGAATTAAGTAAAGTTGAAATTTATCGGACTCCGTTGGCAGCTAGTCCTAAAAAAAAGTCTCAGCTACTTACACATACTAAGGAGCAAAGTGCAGCGATTAAAGAAATTGCGGCAAGTTTTGATACCGATCAAACTTTTCTACTAGAGGGAATCACCGGGAGTGGAAAAACAGAAATTTATCGAGCACTCAGTGAAAAGGTGATTAAAAGCGGTAAAAAGGTTATTATTTTGGTGCCGGAAATTTCGTTAACTCCGCAAATGATTTCTTTTTTTCAAGCTAGTTTTAATGATCGGATTGCGGTTTGGCATAGTCGGCTCTCTAGAGGTGAACAATATGACGAGTGGCGCCGGATCAAAAACAATGAGGTGGATCTGGTTTTGGGAGTGCGCTCGGCAATTTTTGTGCCCCTTAAAGATCTTGGGTTAATTGTAGTTGATGAGGAGCATGAAAAGTCTTATCGTCAAAGCGAAAATCCACAGTATGATGCGCGCGAGTTAGCTAAATGGCGCGGTAATTATCATTCTTGTCCCGTAATTTTTGGTTCGGCAACCCCGACGTTAACTTCTCGTGCTAAGGCTGAGCGCCAAATTTATCGGTTGATTCGACTCGACAAAAGAGTTAATCCGAATGGTCATCTGCCAACGGTTCAAATTGTCGATCTGCGCGATCGAAATAATCGGAGTTCAAAGATTTTCTCTGAAGATTTAAAGAGAGCAATGCTTGAGCGGTTTGAGCGTAAAGAACAAACAATTTTGTTTCTTAATCGGCGAGGGTATGCCAATTTTTTGGAATGCCGCAATTGTGGATACACTTTTAATTGTCCAAACTGTGATGTCTCTTTGACCCTCCATCTATTTGAACATCGGCTTAGTTGTCATTATTGCGGTTATAAATGTGCGATTCCGATGAGTTGTCCTAATTGCCATGAGACTGATTTGCGAAGTTTTGGCGATGGGACGGAGAAAGTAGAGGAAGAAATTAAGCAGTTAAATCCCGAAATTACCACGATTCGAATGGATCGAGATACTACGAGCCGTAAAGGTAGCTACCAAAAGATTATCAGCCAATTTGAGCATCATGAAGCAGATATTTTGGTTGGAACGCAAAGTGTCGCAAAAGGCCTTAATTTTCCCGAGGTAACTTTAGTAGGAGTTTTGAATGCCGATATTAGCCTTAACCGGCCAGAGTTTGATGCTTCAGAAGTTACTTTTGACCTTCTAACTCAGGTGGCTGGAAGAGCTGGGCGTGGGCAGACGGCGGGAAAGGTGATCATTCAAACTTACAATCCCAACCACTACGCTATTAAAGAGGCCAAGGATCAAAATTATGAGCGATTTTTCCGGGAGGAGATGTATCTGAGGCGCTTGCACGGCTACCTGCCGTATTACTATACGATTTTTATTAAGGTGACCAGTAAAGAAGAGATGCTGGCGCTCAAAACGGCGCTCGATTTGCAGAAATTATTATCAGAAAATAAAAATGAGCAAACGCAGATTTTAGGTCCAGCGCCTTATTACATTAAGCGAATTAACAATGAATACACGTATCAGTTGGCATTGAAATACAAAAAAGACGAAAAAATGAAAATGACTTTGCATGAAATAATCGATCAAACGCAAAGCAACAATAAAGTCAAAATTAATATTAGTAATGTTACTTGTTAG
- the fmt gene encoding methionyl-tRNA formyltransferase, translated as MKTVIFLGTPVFSVNVLGALLNAGYELKYVVTQPDKMVGRKKVLTASPVKEFALEHNLKVLQPSKLTGSEEEAKIIAANADLIITAAFGQFLSDDLLASSKIASINFHASLLPKYRGAAPIQYALLNGDEVTGITIMEMVKKMDAGDIFFQEQLNIAPDDNLGSLTVKLGELAGSMVESCLPKLVSGDFKRVKQDEAEVTFSPSIKPEQEEIDFTKDLRMIINQIRALAPNPGAYVMHDRKRFKIFAASPVVEQISGTPGTVFMKDKKRLGIVTSDQRGLMLETVQVQGGKKVNISDYLNGSGKDLKVGDRFVD; from the coding sequence ATGAAAACAGTAATTTTTTTAGGCACTCCCGTTTTTTCAGTTAATGTGTTGGGTGCACTTTTAAACGCTGGATATGAGCTTAAGTATGTCGTTACGCAGCCAGATAAAATGGTCGGTCGTAAGAAAGTGCTCACTGCAAGTCCAGTTAAAGAATTTGCGTTGGAGCACAATTTAAAAGTTTTACAGCCGAGTAAGCTAACGGGAAGCGAAGAAGAAGCAAAGATCATTGCAGCTAATGCTGATTTAATCATTACAGCTGCTTTTGGTCAATTTCTTTCAGATGACTTACTAGCGAGCTCCAAAATAGCATCGATTAATTTCCATGCTTCGCTTTTACCGAAATATCGAGGAGCAGCACCAATTCAATATGCGCTTTTAAATGGTGATGAGGTGACGGGAATTACCATAATGGAAATGGTGAAAAAAATGGACGCAGGCGACATCTTTTTTCAAGAGCAATTAAATATCGCGCCGGATGATAATTTAGGGAGTTTGACCGTGAAATTGGGTGAATTAGCAGGTTCAATGGTCGAAAGTTGTCTTCCTAAACTTGTTAGCGGTGATTTTAAACGGGTCAAGCAAGATGAAGCGGAAGTTACGTTTTCTCCTTCGATTAAACCGGAACAAGAAGAAATTGATTTTACCAAAGATCTAAGAATGATTATTAATCAGATTCGTGCATTGGCGCCAAACCCAGGTGCTTACGTGATGCATGATCGAAAAAGATTCAAAATTTTTGCCGCTAGTCCTGTCGTTGAGCAAATTTCTGGGACTCCAGGCACGGTTTTTATGAAAGATAAAAAACGCTTAGGAATCGTTACCTCTGACCAGCGAGGTTTAATGCTTGAGACCGTGCAAGTGCAAGGTGGAAAAAAAGTAAACATCAGTGATTACCTAAACGGTAGTGGGAAAGATTTAAAAGTAGGCGACCGATTTGTCGATTAA
- the rsmB gene encoding 16S rRNA (cytosine(967)-C(5))-methyltransferase RsmB: MSIKNSVRYLTFLALEEILIDQRYSNQVIDYYLKNYQLSDADRRLFTNLVYGVTFYDLRLNFELSSFLKVAKTDARVLLIIKIAIFQMFYLSKIPDYAAVNEAIEITKVVKRGNVKFVTAVLHQARRAGLRPVKEIKDPIKREAMTYSMPDWLVAKLNDQLGTAKTEAIFQSLLEKPRISLRVNTKKISRDEFLARDSDFYEPSKISPVGVIAKNGSVVHSKEFVAGELTVQDESSQLVGVNLSIKENDVILDACAAPGGKTTHMAQYLSTGVVHAFDVTPKKIAVIKENVNRLGLNEVVETHCADILDLDQVMPDVSFDKILVDAPCSGFGLLRRKPEVKYNHETSDIISAKCLQLDILKQVALHLKPGGLLLYSTCTIFKEETQEVVEDFLQNQPDFKLAKLTTNPKGQRESILQLYPDDYLTDGFFIALMQKKEA; the protein is encoded by the coding sequence TTGTCGATTAAAAATAGTGTCCGATATTTAACGTTTCTGGCCCTCGAAGAAATTCTGATTGATCAGCGTTATTCAAATCAGGTTATTGACTATTATTTGAAAAATTATCAGTTAAGTGATGCCGATCGGCGCCTTTTTACGAATTTAGTTTATGGCGTTACTTTTTATGACTTGCGGTTGAATTTTGAACTCTCATCTTTTTTGAAAGTTGCTAAAACTGACGCGAGGGTGCTTTTGATTATTAAAATCGCGATCTTTCAAATGTTTTATTTAAGCAAAATTCCAGATTATGCCGCCGTTAACGAAGCAATTGAAATTACAAAAGTAGTCAAGCGTGGCAATGTAAAATTTGTGACTGCCGTTTTGCATCAAGCTAGACGGGCAGGATTGCGGCCAGTTAAAGAGATTAAAGATCCGATCAAACGTGAAGCAATGACTTATAGTATGCCTGATTGGCTGGTCGCTAAATTAAATGATCAATTAGGAACTGCAAAAACAGAAGCGATTTTTCAATCACTTTTGGAAAAACCGCGGATTAGTTTGCGGGTCAATACTAAGAAAATTTCGCGCGATGAATTCTTAGCACGAGATTCAGATTTTTATGAGCCGAGTAAAATCAGTCCCGTGGGAGTGATCGCCAAAAATGGTTCAGTGGTGCACAGCAAAGAATTTGTTGCCGGTGAGTTGACCGTCCAGGATGAATCGAGTCAGTTGGTTGGCGTTAATTTGTCGATTAAAGAAAATGACGTCATTCTTGATGCTTGTGCGGCACCTGGTGGTAAAACTACTCACATGGCGCAATATTTATCAACAGGAGTGGTTCATGCATTTGATGTTACTCCGAAAAAAATTGCCGTGATAAAAGAGAATGTTAATCGTTTGGGATTAAATGAAGTCGTTGAGACTCATTGTGCAGATATTTTGGACTTGGATCAAGTTATGCCCGACGTAAGTTTTGACAAAATTTTAGTCGACGCACCTTGCAGTGGCTTTGGTCTTTTGCGTCGAAAACCAGAAGTAAAATATAATCACGAAACATCTGATATAATAAGTGCAAAGTGTTTGCAGCTGGATATTTTAAAACAAGTGGCTTTGCACTTAAAACCTGGAGGGCTCTTGCTTTATAGCACTTGTACGATTTTTAAGGAAGAAACTCAGGAGGTCGTTGAGGATTTTTTACAAAATCAGCCTGATTTTAAATTGGCTAAATTAACGACTAATCCAAAAGGTCAGAGAGAATCGATCTTACAGCTCTATCCAGATGATTATTTAACTGACGGTTTTTTTATCGCGTTAATGCAGAAAAAAGAAGCTTAG